The following are encoded in a window of Chiloscyllium plagiosum isolate BGI_BamShark_2017 chromosome 11, ASM401019v2, whole genome shotgun sequence genomic DNA:
- the abt1 gene encoding activator of basal transcription 1 isoform X1 codes for MLFHELQNHPTLYDQWKIQRKKKGRNRWKGQTEGWVEFQNKAIAKRVARSLHNTPIGTRKRSRFRDSLWNIKYLHRSRPVSALFPTSICTVPDQYLHCSRPVSALFLRVCFCSRPVSALFPTSICTVPDQYLHCSRQYLHCSRVCVYVSVPDSICTFPDSICTVPECVCVFLFPQYLHCFRVCFSLPDSICTAPECVFLFLTVSALFLSVCVCFCSRQYLHCFRVCVSLPDSICTAPECVFLFLTVSALFLSVCVCFCSRQYLHCSWVCVCFCS; via the exons ATGTTGTTCCATGAACTCCAAAACCATCCGACTCTGTATG ATCAGTGGAAgatccagaggaagaaaaaggGCAGGAACCGATGGAAGGGTCAGACCGAAGGTTGGGTGGAGTTCCAGAACAAAGCTATCGCCAAGAGAGTGGCCAGAAGTCTCCATAATACACCAATCGGGACCCGGAAGCGCAGCCGCTTCCGTGATTCCTTGTGGAATATAAAG TATCTGCACCGTTCCCGACCAGTATCTGCACTGTTCCCGACCAGTATCTGCACTGTTCCCGACCAGTATCTGCACTGTTCCCGACCAGTATCAGCACTGTTcctgcgtgtgtgtttctgttcccGACCAGTATCTGCACTGTTCCCGACCAGTATCTGCACTGTTCCCGACCAGTATCTGCACTGTTCCCGACAGTATCTGCActgttcccgagtgtgtgtgtatgtttccgTTCCCGACAGTATCTGCACTTTTCCTGACAGTATCTGCActgttcccgagtgtgtgtgtgtgtttctgttcccACAGTATCTGCACTGTTTCCGAGTGTGTTTTTCTCTTCCCGACAGTATCTGCACTGCTCCTGAATGTGTATTTCTGTTCCTGACAGTATCTGCACTGttcctgagtgtgtgtgtgtgtttctgttcccGACAGTATCTGCACTGTTTCCGAGTGTGTGTTTCTCTTCCCGACAGTATCTGCACTGCTCCTGAATGTGTATTTCTGTTCCTGACAGTATCTGCACTGttcctgagtgtgtgtgtgtgtttctgttcccGACAGTACCTGCACTGttcctgggtgtgtgtgtgtttctgttcctGA
- the LOC122554674 gene encoding uncharacterized protein KIAA0040 homolog, with product MLEDVRMFFESVWELICAKHNEGLYNSICLVVLLLLPILLLILIVCLCCYGCCCGRDTCCKCCRRQKGPTKKKNPDDLWIQRQPQPIMMDNLSVPV from the coding sequence ATGCTGGAGGATGTGCGCATGTTCTTTGAGTCGGTGTGGGAGCTGATCTGTGCGAAGCATAATGAGGGGCTGTATAACTCGATCTGCCTGGTGGTTCTGCTGCTTCTGCCCATCCTGCTCTTGATTCTCATTGTGTGTCTCTGCTGCTATGGCTGCTGTTGTGGGCGGGACACTTGCTGCAAGTGCTGTCGGCGGCAAAAAGGCCCGACCAAGAAGAAAAACCCTGATGACCTCTGGATCCAAAGGCAGCCACAGCCCATCATGATGGACAATCTCTCAGTGCCAGTGTAA
- the abt1 gene encoding activator of basal transcription 1 isoform X2: MLFHELQNHPTLYDQWKIQRKKKGRNRWKGQTEGWVEFQNKAIAKRVARSLHNTPIGTRKRSRFRDSLWNIKYLHRFKWIHLSERLAYEKLVRRQRMRAEVSQAKRETNFFLQNVEKSKGLHKLQEMKRKKGQEWQEKSWHFKQRETEMEIQASKAASRKRKARELGKAAEIHGQAQSNVTLLAKIFNPAAGRD; this comes from the exons ATGTTGTTCCATGAACTCCAAAACCATCCGACTCTGTATG ATCAGTGGAAgatccagaggaagaaaaaggGCAGGAACCGATGGAAGGGTCAGACCGAAGGTTGGGTGGAGTTCCAGAACAAAGCTATCGCCAAGAGAGTGGCCAGAAGTCTCCATAATACACCAATCGGGACCCGGAAGCGCAGCCGCTTCCGTGATTCCTTGTGGAATATAAAG TATCTGCACCGTTTCAAGTGGATTCACTTGAGTGAGCGCCTCGCTTACGAAAAGCTGGTCAGGCGACAGAGGATGCGGGCAGAGGTGTCCCAGGCCAAGCGTGAGACCAACTTCTTCCTTCAAAATGTGGAGAAGAGCAAAGGCCTGCACAAGCTGCAGGAGATGAAGAGGAAGAAGGGACAGGAGTGGCAAGAGAAGAGCTGGCATTTCAAGCAGCGGGAGACCGAGATGGAGATTCAGGCCAGCAAGGCTGCCAGCCGCAAGAGAAAGGCCCGCGAGCTTGGCAAGGCAGCTGAGATCCATGGCCAAGCGCAGTCGAATGTTACACTGCTTGCCAAGATCTTCAACCCTGCAGCAGGACGGGATTAG